One segment of Trichlorobacter ammonificans DNA contains the following:
- a CDS encoding sulfurtransferase TusA family protein, with protein MTTFNLDITGERCPMTFVKAKLLLEKLAPGDTAEILLKSGEPLDNVPRTATEQGYVVVETLHVRDDIHKVIIRKP; from the coding sequence ATGACCACATTCAATCTGGATATCACCGGGGAACGCTGCCCCATGACCTTTGTCAAGGCCAAGCTGCTCCTGGAAAAACTGGCGCCGGGCGATACCGCCGAGATCCTGCTGAAAAGCGGCGAACCGCTGGACAACGTGCCCCGTACCGCCACCGAGCAGGGGTACGTCGTGGTGGAGACACTGCACGTCCGTGACGACATTCACAAGGTTATCATCAGAAAGCCGTAA
- a CDS encoding family 2B encapsulin nanocompartment shell protein gives MADNLIQRSVTTSVARNLANTTKTPPQLASITPRHLLSLLPWVHVEGGTYRVNRTKVELPRAERVEFTLVDGVAGFQPLALRSIPLFAKLSDAILKKIADSFKTETVTLGNTLVAEGKDRNKFFVIAQGQVEVLSKGVHGSDLRIALLTEGEYFGEADLVSDKPSEVTIRTINPCVLLTLSRTDLDGLLNDTPVLKQEFTKAVEEHLELLATVNKYGERNIDLVSGLAENVIIPETFVDYSESPREYSLSAVQTVVRVHTRVSDLYNNPYNQLEEQLRLTIEGIKERQEWELINNKSFGLLHSVHPSHRISARYGAPTPDDLDELLALVWKKPSFFLAHPKAIAAFERECTWRGVPPNTTTVFGTPVILWRGVPLIPTDKLEVKSRYAFNQWLGTTNILLLRVGEEEQGVVGLHQQGIPGEISPSLSARLMGLDNLGVASYLLSLYFSAAVLTDDAIGVLENVEVGYYHHYEHSVPVAYNSGAGI, from the coding sequence ATGGCCGACAACCTCATTCAACGCAGTGTCACCACCTCGGTGGCCAGGAACCTGGCCAATACCACCAAGACCCCGCCCCAGCTGGCCTCCATCACGCCGCGCCACCTGCTCAGCCTGCTGCCGTGGGTCCACGTGGAGGGGGGCACCTACCGGGTGAACCGCACCAAGGTGGAACTGCCACGGGCCGAGCGGGTGGAATTCACCCTGGTTGACGGCGTGGCCGGCTTCCAGCCCCTGGCCCTGCGCAGCATCCCCCTCTTTGCCAAGCTGTCCGATGCCATTCTGAAAAAGATCGCCGACAGCTTCAAAACCGAGACCGTGACCCTGGGGAACACCCTGGTGGCGGAAGGGAAAGACCGCAACAAGTTCTTCGTCATCGCACAAGGACAGGTGGAAGTCTTAAGCAAGGGAGTCCACGGCAGCGACCTGCGGATCGCGCTTTTAACCGAAGGTGAATATTTCGGCGAGGCGGACCTGGTGTCGGACAAACCGTCCGAGGTGACCATCCGCACCATCAATCCCTGCGTGCTGTTGACCCTTTCCCGCACCGACCTGGACGGGCTGCTGAACGACACGCCGGTGCTGAAGCAGGAGTTCACCAAGGCGGTGGAGGAACACCTGGAACTGCTGGCCACAGTGAACAAGTACGGCGAACGCAACATTGACCTGGTGTCCGGCCTGGCGGAAAACGTGATTATCCCCGAGACCTTCGTGGACTACTCCGAATCCCCCCGCGAGTATTCCCTGTCCGCGGTGCAGACCGTGGTGCGGGTCCACACCCGGGTCTCGGACCTGTACAACAACCCCTACAACCAGCTGGAAGAACAGTTGCGGCTGACCATCGAGGGGATCAAGGAACGCCAGGAGTGGGAGCTGATCAACAACAAGAGCTTCGGCCTGTTGCACTCGGTGCACCCTTCCCACCGGATCAGCGCCCGGTACGGCGCCCCCACCCCGGACGATCTGGACGAACTGCTGGCCCTGGTTTGGAAAAAGCCCAGCTTCTTCCTGGCCCACCCCAAGGCCATTGCCGCCTTCGAGCGGGAGTGCACCTGGCGCGGCGTCCCGCCCAACACCACCACGGTGTTCGGCACCCCGGTGATCCTCTGGCGCGGCGTGCCGCTGATCCCCACGGACAAGCTGGAGGTAAAGAGCCGCTACGCCTTCAACCAGTGGCTGGGTACCACCAACATCCTGCTGCTCAGGGTGGGCGAGGAGGAACAAGGGGTGGTGGGCCTGCACCAGCAGGGGATTCCGGGGGAAATCTCCCCCAGCCTGTCGGCCCGGCTGATGGGGCTGGACAACCTGGGGGTGGCTTCGTACCTGTTGTCCCTCTACTTCTCCGCCGCCGTGCTGACCGACGACGCCATCGGCGTGCTGGAGAACGTGGAGGTGGGCTACTACCACCATTATGAACACAGCGTTCCGGTGGCATATAACTCCGGTGCCGGGATATAG
- a CDS encoding cysteine desulfurase produces MSDITPDLVAQVATRLYNEIPGSQPLVATIPDSGDSARELLARAQQERPSPPAVRSGLDTLSGSDTGLELVSRAFEAIRSSSGPVSAVTSATAAAVPPEALPLSHHADSLVHQQTYRSAADSHGDLKGFVRNIQSCRHDLWHGNGSHGSFADPFAHLLAASLPKQSKLAGVPSFNVAAIRRDFPILQQKVHGLPLVWFDNAATTQKPRQVIDGLKRFYEEDNSNIHRGAHTLAARATDAFEGARDKIRDYLNAGSSEEIVFVRGTTEGINLVAHTYGQRFLQPGDEILLSELEHHANIVPWQLVARERGALLKVIPVNDRGEIKLEEYRRLLTPRTRIVGLAHANNSLGTVLPIAEMTHLAKRNGSHVLIDGAQSVAHLPVDVQALGVDFFVFSGHKIFGPTGIGAVYIRRELLEELPPWQGGGNMIKDVTFEETSYSEPPARFEAGTPNVADAYGLGLALDYVTRIGLGNIAAHEHRLLEYATEKLLGVNGLTLVGTARDKVAVTSFVLKDTPVPEVGKYLDQQGIAVRAGHHCAQPSLRRFGLEATVRPSYSFYNTFEEIDRLVAALKQFR; encoded by the coding sequence ATGTCAGACATTACTCCTGACCTGGTGGCACAGGTTGCCACCAGGCTCTATAACGAAATCCCCGGCTCACAGCCGCTTGTTGCCACGATTCCCGATTCCGGCGACAGTGCCCGTGAACTGCTGGCGCGGGCACAGCAGGAGCGCCCCTCGCCCCCTGCTGTTCGCAGCGGTCTCGACACCCTTTCCGGCAGCGACACCGGCCTTGAGCTGGTCTCCCGGGCCTTTGAGGCCATTCGATCCTCCTCCGGGCCGGTCAGCGCCGTAACCTCGGCTACAGCCGCCGCTGTTCCGCCGGAGGCGCTTCCCCTGTCCCACCACGCCGACAGCCTGGTGCACCAGCAGACCTATCGCAGCGCCGCCGACAGCCATGGCGACCTGAAAGGATTTGTCAGAAACATCCAGTCCTGCCGGCACGACCTGTGGCACGGCAACGGCAGCCACGGTTCGTTTGCCGACCCCTTCGCCCATCTGCTGGCCGCCAGCCTGCCCAAACAGAGCAAGCTGGCCGGCGTCCCGTCCTTCAATGTGGCCGCCATCCGCCGGGATTTTCCGATCCTGCAGCAGAAGGTGCACGGCCTGCCGCTGGTCTGGTTCGACAACGCCGCCACCACCCAGAAACCGCGCCAGGTCATCGATGGCCTGAAGCGGTTCTACGAGGAGGACAACTCCAATATCCACCGGGGCGCCCACACCCTGGCGGCCCGGGCCACCGACGCCTTCGAGGGAGCCCGCGACAAGATTCGCGACTACCTGAACGCCGGCTCCAGCGAGGAGATCGTCTTCGTGCGGGGCACCACCGAGGGGATCAACCTGGTGGCCCATACCTACGGCCAGCGGTTCCTCCAGCCGGGGGACGAGATCCTGCTGTCGGAACTGGAGCACCATGCCAACATCGTTCCCTGGCAGCTCGTGGCCAGGGAGCGGGGGGCACTGCTCAAGGTGATACCGGTGAACGATCGGGGGGAGATCAAACTGGAGGAGTACCGGCGCCTGCTCACACCCCGCACCCGGATCGTGGGGCTGGCCCATGCCAACAACAGTCTCGGTACCGTGCTGCCCATCGCCGAGATGACCCACCTGGCCAAGCGCAACGGCTCCCACGTGCTGATCGACGGCGCCCAGTCGGTTGCCCATCTGCCGGTGGATGTGCAGGCACTGGGGGTGGATTTCTTCGTCTTCTCCGGCCACAAGATCTTCGGCCCCACCGGCATCGGCGCGGTCTACATCCGCCGGGAGCTGCTGGAGGAACTGCCCCCCTGGCAGGGGGGCGGCAACATGATCAAGGATGTCACCTTCGAGGAAACCAGCTACAGCGAACCGCCGGCCAGATTCGAGGCCGGAACCCCCAACGTGGCCGATGCCTACGGCCTGGGGCTGGCCCTGGACTATGTCACCCGCATCGGCCTGGGAAACATCGCGGCCCACGAACACCGGCTGCTCGAATACGCCACAGAGAAGCTGCTCGGCGTGAACGGCCTGACCCTGGTGGGCACGGCCCGGGACAAGGTGGCGGTCACCTCCTTTGTGCTGAAGGATACACCGGTGCCGGAGGTGGGAAAATATCTCGATCAACAAGGCATCGCGGTCAGAGCCGGGCACCACTGCGCCCAGCCGTCCTTGCGGCGGTTCGGGCTGGAGGCCACCGTGCGTCCCTCGTATTCGTTCTACAACACCTTCGAGGAGATCGACCGCTTGGTGGCGGCCTTGAAACAGTTTCGCTGA
- the cysE gene encoding serine O-acetyltransferase produces MSVSSLFKSDTDLLHGSRHRTTPVTREKPDPVWTRLRQDVFVTAKSEPILAGYLHDTVLKHETLEGSISYFLAGKLASPYLTATSIRDIFYEALTADGSIREAIRRDLSAVVERDPAARSLALPFLNFKGFQALQSYRVAHWLWHQERKSLALYLQSRISEAFDVDIHPAARIGKGILIDHGTSVVIGETAVVGDDVSMLHEVTLGGTGKESGDRHPKVGNGVLLGAGAKILGNIKIGDGSKIAAGSVVLNEVPPHSTVAGIPARVVGKPKSAEPGRQMDQYVEFDYCI; encoded by the coding sequence ATGAGCGTATCGTCACTTTTCAAGTCGGATACCGACCTGCTGCACGGCTCGCGGCACCGCACCACTCCCGTCACGCGGGAAAAGCCCGACCCGGTCTGGACCAGACTGCGCCAGGATGTCTTCGTCACCGCCAAGTCGGAGCCGATACTGGCCGGTTACCTGCACGACACCGTGCTCAAGCACGAGACCCTGGAGGGCTCCATCTCCTATTTCCTGGCCGGTAAGCTGGCCTCCCCCTACCTGACCGCCACCTCGATCCGGGACATCTTCTACGAAGCGCTCACGGCCGACGGCAGCATCCGGGAGGCGATCCGCCGCGACCTTTCCGCCGTGGTGGAACGGGACCCGGCGGCCCGTAGCCTGGCGCTGCCGTTTTTGAATTTCAAGGGCTTCCAGGCGCTCCAGTCCTACCGGGTGGCTCACTGGCTCTGGCACCAGGAGCGCAAGTCCCTGGCCCTGTACCTGCAAAGCCGCATATCCGAAGCCTTTGATGTCGACATCCACCCGGCGGCCCGCATCGGCAAGGGAATTCTGATCGACCACGGCACCAGCGTGGTGATCGGCGAAACCGCCGTCGTGGGGGATGACGTCTCCATGCTGCACGAGGTAACCCTGGGGGGCACCGGCAAGGAGTCGGGGGACCGCCATCCCAAGGTGGGCAACGGTGTGCTGCTCGGCGCCGGCGCCAAGATTCTGGGGAACATCAAAATCGGTGACGGCTCCAAAATTGCCGCCGGCAGCGTGGTGCTGAACGAGGTGCCGCCCCACTCCACCGTGGCCGGCATACCGGCACGGGTGGTGGGCAAACCGAAATCCGCTGAACCTGGCCGCCAGATGGATCAGTATGTGGAGTTCGATTATTGTATCTGA